A segment of the Littorina saxatilis isolate snail1 unplaced genomic scaffold, US_GU_Lsax_2.0 scaffold_585, whole genome shotgun sequence genome:
GTCTCCATCTTTTCATCATCATTACTAtcattatcaccatcatcattaaGAATGACTTCTTCACTTTCCTTGAAGTCCTAATCAACTttttttccacacacacacacacacacacacacacacacacacacacacacacacacacacacacacacacacacacacacacacacacacattaacaaaacaaatacataaaGTAAAAAATCTCACGACTTACCCTGCCTCCTCCTCAAGGCCAAGTTTGACAATGTTCGCTGCTCGCGACGTTGGATCTTCAACCAGAGCGGATTTGTTTCTCTCCATCAAGCCCCAGTGTGCTGCCGTTATCTTTGGAACACTACCCGATGTTCCTGATTTGCTCGCTGTCTCAGCCTTGCTGGTAGATGAAGAACTGCTGGTTTTGCTGGTGGCTGAAGAATTGCTGGCTGTGCTTGGTTTGTTGGAGGAGGTACTGATTGGGTCCAGACCTGAAGGAAAACAACTTTCATAGAAATATAATAAAATGTCTGATATATGATTCAGTTTATCATCAGTCAGTCAAATTTgcattgcttgcttgcttgctcactcactcactcactcactcactcactcactcactcactcactcagtcAATTATTAAAGACGGACCAGAGTTACTAGCTGACATCAAAATTCTTGTCAAAAATTCTGTGATAAGCAAACTgtagtcgaacctgtctaaaatGACTACCCAAGCGACCAACAAAAAAGTGGTCGTAAAAGAGGTGGTTGCTATAGAAAGGTAAATTATACAGCAAACAAATCGTCAGGAATCCTTATGGGTGGTTGTAATGAGAAGggggtcgttatcaagaggtggctGCTggggcaggttcaactgtatcaGCAAGCAGAACTAGTCACCTTTTAAGTCACTGCAATGCACAGTCTCCCAGTGCGTATGAACAAAGGAGAATTTGTCAAGTGTTTGACCACATCAATAAAGGAGAATTTGTCAAGTGTTTGATCACATCAACAAAGGAGAATTTGTCAAGTGTTTGACCACATCAACAAAGGAGAATTTGTCAAGTGTTTGACCACATCAACAAAGGAGAATTTGTCAAGTGTTTGACCACATCAACAAAGGAGAATTTGTCAAGTGTTTGACCACATCAACAAATGAGAATTTGTCAAGTGTTTGACCGCAtcaacaaaacacaaagaaCAGCTTCCTGTAccaaaaacataaattaaaTAATTTGCATGATTGaaccatttaaaaacaaaatttaatttaCCATATTCAGCCCTGAGATGATTGGGGATCACTGGCTCAAAACCTTCCTTCTCTGGAACCTCTTCCATCTCCTCATCTGCAATAAAGCAATTacactacagtaaacactaaactaaatacaaacaaacaaacctataACATTATGTTTCTTTGTCAGTTTACTTGAGCTACCATAGACATTGAAGACAAAATTCTCCAGTTTTCATTTTACTTTGTTAGGAAAAATAATAAATACTTCTGATAAACTTTTGCATACAGTACTCATGGTCTTTTTTGAAACACCGGCATGCATGCAGATGGCTGCCTCTCTTGGCCAAAATGAAAGGGAGACAACTGAGTTAGAATTACTCACCAGATTCAGATTGTTCCCCTTGACTGCTGGCTTGCGGCACCACATGAAGATCAGTGCATTTTCTCCTGATTTGCTCCAAGCGGACCTTCAGGTCAATCAAGCTTTTAATTTCTGCCTGACTTCCCCCTGTCTTACTCAGCACCTGAAAAAGTAGCAAAGATGAATGACTtgatgtttattttttattttttgagagGCAGTGAAATATCACACTCCAGAAATCGCCAAACCGAAATGTAATTGtacttttaaaaataaaatcaagaaaggttagttattggagTGTttaatccacacacacacacaaaataatcaTGCAGTAGTAATTCACCCTGGTAGACAAGCAAATAACAATGAGATAATTATAACAGAAAAGGAACTTAGCTCAGTAAAGTGTTGTTTCTTCAATCTCAAGAGGGTCATCAGATGGTCTGTATGATATTTTTGAGGAGAAACTCTAAGACGTGAGTACTAACCTCCAACCATTTAACCACCTGTGGCAGGTGCCTCATAGTGATCAAGCAGCTAGAGTCCTTCAGGCTGTGAAACAGGTCTTTGTTGTCCTCTGTCTCATTCATCCGCACACCCTCTGTCTCAATCTCTATTTGAAGGTTGTAGTTTCTGTTTCCCAGACCATGGGTCCGAACTAGGCCTCTCTCTTCCGCCTCATCCAAATCCACCGCTTCAAAGTTGTCCTCATCActgtcattatcatcatcttcatcttgaTCTGATATGCTGTCACTGTTTGTTTGTGAAATAACCGGAACGGAATCTTGTTCCACTTTTATAGAGTCTGCCTCCGCTGAACCATTTCTCTTGCCATCTTTCAGAGATAAGTCAACTGAGTCTAATGGATTTGTGGGCGTAATGTTTTTGCTAGATTCATCAGAACTGTTTGTCACACTTCTCTGCTCTGTTGTGTTACTACCGTTTTCACAAGAGTTTTGAGAATCTGACACAGTTGTCGAACTGCAGGTTTTCTGTTGTGATGAAGTAGGAGAAGACGTTTGAGACTTGGAACCAGTGTTCACAGAATTATCTGTAGTATCAGCCCCTGATGCAAAGTCTGAATCGGCAAAAAGAGAGTCAGGTTTGGGTAGAAGCAAGCCAATGCAGCTTTCTGCCTCTGTAGCTGTGTCTGTGATTTCTTTCTGCAGttctggagaagaaaaaaagaatgtagTTTGGTCAACAAATACGCTTTACGTTCTTTCATTTTCATAACATTATTGTCCCATCGCCGGGAAATTCGGGtctcttcctcccagtggaaagctagcagcaacagagtcgcgttaCCCAGGTGTGAGcctgtttaggtgtaatcagccacctgcacttatggcagaataacCAAGGTCTTTTTCGTGCCACGATGGTGACACGGGTGGGGAACATGGATActacacataaagttgacccgtgtccggccccgcccggattcgaacccgtgacctttTATGTTTCAGCACAAGTTGTTAAAGGGCCacaaatacatgcatgcatCCCTTCATCCACACACCCTTGTACCCATACATcagcacacacaagcacatgtgTTTGTGACTCCTGGCAAGCAGGCACAGGCATACATTTTCTTTAATCAACCTTATAGAGCAACATCTAAAACTAcaaaacatacagtgacatttgAATAAATTTGTTTCAACATTCAGATTTAATAACAACATTTTGTTCACACatttctttcagtttcacacaATTGCAAAGGAAAAGTGCCAATGTCAAATACCTGCAATTTCTTTCCTGGCCTTATCAAGTTTGGCCGCTAATGCTTTCTGTTTGCGTAGTTCTTGTTGTTCCTGCCTCCTCTGTTCAGCAAGTGATCGAGCCCTGATGTCACTAAAATTAACCTGAAAATAAGACAAGATGatcgtttttcttcttttaaagTTCTAATGAGTACTTCCTTTCGTCGacattacaaaaaaataaacttgAAACAACAtcttcaaatggaagcatgcaTTGCCTTAAAATGTTGTAATATAATGTgaccaaaaaaaattaaattgcaCACATTAACAATAAACTCTGAACTTGCCAACCCTACATTTTCATTGTACTTGATGAGAAGAAAAATAtacataaacaagaagagcaaacgctcgatcgagtcactttcgcagttctgaatattatatgaggcatcagatggacaggaagaaattgctattcacaacacaatacagatgtaaataatttgatgtaaagaataatcctataaagtttgaatcaaatccgatgaatagtttcagagatatgatatttcaattttgttccttcaagacatacctgtgaccttgaaaaaggtcaaaggtcaccaaagcagacgtcaaagtgtagaggtcactgggagtcacgttcacataaaatttgagcccggtcacttttatagtttccgagaaaagcccaacgttaagttgtgtgttgccgaacagaaaaggctagttatctcccttgtttttctgataacgttcgtaaaaggctacagatgtaaatactttgatgtaaagaataatcctacaaagtttcaatcacatccgatgaactttgtcaaagatataaaatgtctaatttttcctttgacgctgacctgtgaccttgaaaaaggtcaaaggtcaacgaaaccatcgttaaagtgtagaggtcattggaggtcacgactaaacaaaatatgagccggatcgctttgatagtttccgagaaaagtccaacgttaaggtggtgtctacggacggccggccggacggacggccggacagactaacactgaccgattacatagagtcactttttctcaagtgactcaataacaAAAAGCATAAAGCAAACAAAATGGACAGAAAAGTTCTTGGGCACTTCCGGACTTAAATGTTTTTCAGGCAAGTTACACCAAACTTATTTCACATGAAGAGTCTGCTCCAAGTGGCTTTTCACACACTGAAATCAGTTTTACAAACTCAGACTCTGCAAAAAGTGCCCTCTCCTTGCTCCCCTACGTAACCATGCAGACCTGGTCAGATAGTTCAACTCCGATGACAAAACGAGGTAGACCTACACCGAATTTGCCAGTACACAACATCAGAGGGCCTCTTAGACtatgagagacacacacacaaaaagaaaaagatgaggatgaaagtcgcttgtttatttcaatgcttgttattgtcttaggtgccaggagactggttcagaataactctcacttactctattacacatgtcatatgcatttagagcgcttacttccctttgttcatCAGATCTTTGCGAGACTGTCAAACGGTGTAGAATATAAAGATTCCCAAACTCACATGCTTGCAAGACTTGAGGTAGTTGTATCCCAGTGCCAGTTTCTTGTAGGCTTCCCCAAACTTCTCCTGCCACTGCTGAACAGCATTCAGAGTGTCCGACTTCAGCTTCTGTGCTGCTCCTTTAGGAGGCGGGAGGGGCTGATGCTGCTGATCAGTCTCTGCAAATGTAAAAAAGTTTGCGCAagtgttagccttttttttaattttattataTATACTATATCATCCTAATGCTGTAAAAATGTGGGTCGCTTCcccccagtggaaagctagcatcaacaagagtcgcactacccaggCGTGTGCGTGTTCAGGTGTAATCAGCCTACTGCACCTATGGCataatgaccaaggtcttttacgtgccactgtggtgacacagcggttggacatggataccgtctctgagtctgcacataaagttaacCCGTGTCCATTcctgccgggattcgaacctgtgaccttAGGACCACAagttcagtgctctaccaactgagctacccggacCTAGCATACTGACGAGTCAAAATAccaaagggaagggaagggtttgtttgtttacaataGAACATAATAAATAACGTATGAAGATGCcaaagcttttatttatttcacAAGGTAGGCAcattttaaccccttcactaccacagtataacagcattttggcattgctgtgcgccagggcaaatttcgctttcttcggtaggttcactaatctgttcactgctcaatcatttattgagatatctcttagatctttggcatgtggtttgcttacacccttggctattatctgataacatgatcattggactttgtttgtgattgttatagtaacaagaggcgaagccatcaaggctcacgtaagaaatcgacaaacagtaacacaaactcaatcactccgtcacacacacacacacacacacacacacacacacacacacacacacacacacacacacacacacacacacagaaagagcataggtgaaactgtgcaagaaagcgagacactagatctagatctgtctgtctgcatgtagcctacttacaaggacacgactgccaactagtctcggcccgctcaaaataataatgaccgagactgtcagtacttccttcgcgtgacgtctaaccctcttacgtcataatgtgacgtcaatgtaatgtgacgtcttcaaatgttagagtttctaccacagacatacacacgcacagacgcacgcacgcacgcacgcacgcacagacagacaaagttacgatcgcataggctacacttacgtgagccaaaaatcgataattaccatttttgtcaaaaattacagtttccaaactttcacacacacactgcagcacATAAAAACGCAGAAAacacagctaaaactggtgtcaaacatcaggtactcacattacagcccataacagtattcttctgtgtggtaatccataaatcacttcttgtagagcttccagaacactgtatcatttgaaaacaggtctacgagttgatgtctgattttcggccgccattttgaatcttatagatcggaaaaaacttctaaaaatgtttttaccacgtggtactaacttatctgaacggtcaatgggaaagaactgtgtttaaacccctacaagaagttggacagtggttacctcccatttagttttcacaaatgtcctgaaaagtgctgatgtaTGCCACATACCTTGTACGTGtatgggcgtatgacaaaccaaacatgaccacgtatctagtacgtgctgggcagtgaaggggttaataaCTGCAATTTGCATGTAAAATGGGAGAGAAGTCAAATTTGTCAGACTGGCCAATTCTACAAATTACATTTCTCTTGGCAAACAACATTTTTGTTCAATAAAAATCGGAAGCCACATCCACTCAAAAGAAGTGGAACGTTTCACAATCAAAAGTGGCAATGAAACAAAGTTCCTTGGGCTTCTAAAATCACCCAAATGTTCCCTGCTgccacgcatacacacacacacaataaaaataTAGCAGAAGCATCACCAACCAGCAGTAAGTTCGAGAAAATGTTGAAAATCTGACACCAGAAGCTCCCGGAAAGCATGAGACCTGTCGAACAGCTCGTTCATCATCTGGAAAGTGGAGAGGCGAATCTCTGCATGCTCTTCACTCAGCTGAGTCATCAGCAAGCGGAATGCATGTTCCACATACAGGTCTGAGGTCCTGTTAAATGTAAAGGAAACATGTAATCGTAACAGAAAAATTATTTTACCAACTGATAGATTTTGACTTGGGTTTTGTTATCTGGTCATCTGAAAGAAACATGAATTTTTATACAACACTTTTTGGATAATAGTGTTATGAAAAAAGGCAAACTAATTACTATCAAACAATTCAAGATAACAAGAACAACAATGCAGTTTTTATGATTCAGAACTGGCAGTTGAGTACCTCTCTTTGACCATCGGAGAATTTGATTTACGCAACGTTTCAAATAAATTAGATTTTTGATTCTCTTATGCTCAATTTGAA
Coding sequences within it:
- the LOC138956376 gene encoding UV-stimulated scaffold protein A-like isoform X1, which encodes MSGECLDRELTKQLGSLVEELTTTGSPSLDAQLMKKFKKICRTSDLYVEHAFRLLMTQLSEEHAEIRLSTFQMMNELFDRSHAFRELLVSDFQHFLELTAETDQQHQPLPPPKGAAQKLKSDTLNAVQQWQEKFGEAYKKLALGYNYLKSCKHVNFSDIRARSLAEQRRQEQQELRKQKALAAKLDKARKEIAELQKEITDTATEAESCIGLLLPKPDSLFADSDFASGADTTDNSVNTGSKSQTSSPTSSQQKTCSSTTVSDSQNSCENGSNTTEQRSVTNSSDESSKNITPTNPLDSVDLSLKDGKRNGSAEADSIKVEQDSVPVISQTNSDSISDQDEDDDNDSDEDNFEAVDLDEAEERGLVRTHGLGNRNYNLQIEIETEGVRMNETEDNKDLFHSLKDSSCLITMRHLPQVVKWLEVLSKTGGSQAEIKSLIDLKVRLEQIRRKCTDLHVVPQASSQGEQSESDEEMEEVPEKEGFEPVIPNHLRAEYGLDPISTSSNKPSTASNSSATSKTSSSSSTSKAETASKSGTSGSVPKITAAHWGLMERNKSALVEDPTSRAANIVKLGLEEEAGPSTSNDNKPATVTSETDGGVPTLSFGLDLAYWGTPDKMEAPAVVKNDSLHRFWVPAQVENEKPSQNEMAAVLNRTFHYTGQFVPVKWKCRAPLPSGKLCERMDRVKCPFHGKIIARDEDGIPANPEDMKKELAETSVKIEAESTSTSEEKTEVPPWLDADLQAQIEAATGHDLGSARSRKLADKGKEPKGKGKGKGKKKYDGLTNINATKCTSRSRLEAKVFNKGAIKRVASALDAADYKRVRDKFGNQFNYTHSN
- the LOC138956376 gene encoding UV-stimulated scaffold protein A-like isoform X2, translated to MSGECLDRELTKQLGSLVEELTTTGSPSLDAQLMKKFKKICRTSDLYVEHAFRLLMTQLSEEHAEIRLSTFQMMNELFDRSHAFRELLVSDFQHFLELTAETDQQHQPLPPPKGAAQKLKSDTLNAVQQWQEKFGEAYKKLALGYNYLKSCKHVNFSDIRARSLAEQRRQEQQELRKQKALAAKLDKARKEIAELQKEITDTATEAESCIGLLLPKPDSLFADSDFASGADTTDNSVNTGSKSQTSSPTSSQQKTCSSTTVSDSQNSCENGSNTTEQRSVTNSSDESSKNITPTNPLDSVDLSLKDGKRNGSAEADSIKVEQDSVPVISQTNSDSISDQDEDDDNDSDEDNFEAVDLDEAEERGLVRTHGLGNRNYNLQIEIETEGVRMNETEDNKDLFHSLKDSSCLITMRHLPQVVKWLEVLSKTGGSQAEIKSLIDLKVRLEQIRRKCTDLHVVPQASSQGEQSESDEEMEEVPEKEGFEPVIPNHLRAEYGLDPISTSSNKPSTASNSSATSKTSSSSSTSKAETASKSGTSGSVPKITAAHWGLMERNKSALVEDPTSRAANIVKLGLEEEAGPSTSNDNKPATVTSETDGGVPTLSFGLDLAYWGTPDKMEAPAVVKNDSLHRFWVPAQVENEKPSQNEMAAVLNRTFHYTGQFVPVKWKCRAPLPSGKLCERMDRVKCPFHGKIIARDEDGIPANPEDMKKELAETSVKIEAESTSEEKTEVPPWLDADLQAQIEAATGHDLGSARSRKLADKGKEPKGKGKGKGKKKYDGLTNINATKCTSRSRLEAKVFNKGAIKRVASALDAADYKRVRDKFGNQFNYTHSN